A segment of the Desulfitobacterium dehalogenans ATCC 51507 genome:
CCGGAATGAGATTCACATGGGCTAATTGTCCTTTTAAGAGATGTCCTGCTTCTTCAGCGGCTTCCGGGGTCGCCTGACCGGAAATTAAGGCCATCTCGAAAGTGATGCGACGGTTCGTCAAATGAGTATATTCTTCACAGGCTTCCATAAGTTCTGCTAAAGGATACCTGCGATTCATAGGAATGAGTTGATCCCGAGTCTTGTCATAGGCACTATGCAGAGAAACCGCCAACCCTACTTGAGGGTTATCTTTGGCCAGTTGCCGGATTTTTGGTGCTACCCCGCTGGTGGAGATGGTCATTCGTCTCATCCCAATCCCTTGACCCGACCGATCATTTAGCAGTTCGATGGCTTTGAGGACCGCATCATAATTTAATAAAGGCTCTCCCATGCCCATAAAGACAATATTCGTGACCTGAAAATCCGGATCCTCTTGACGCATGATGTAGGTGATGTCCAAAACCTGACCCAAGATCTCCCCAGGGCTTAAGTTTCTCCGCAATCCCCCTAGTCCGGTAGCACAGAAGGCACAGCCCACAGCGCAACCGATCTGGGTAGAAACGCAGACCGTGTGGCGATCTCTGTTCTTCCGACGATCATAGTCCATCAACACACACTCGATAGTTTCGCCATCAGTACAACGGAAGAGGAATTTTCGAGTACCATCTTGAGAGATCTGTTCCTTGACTTTCCTCAAAGGTTGTAGGAAGAGGCCTTCTTGCAGCTTTTGCCGATCCCCTGCTCCGATGTTCCTGATCTCTTCCCAGTCTTGAACAGCTTTCTGCTGGACCCATTGAAACACTTGGCGTCCCCGGAATTCCGGCAGTCCCAGCTCTACACAATGCCGGGTTAATTCCCTTTGATTCAAATCTCGGCAATCCATTCTCTTCATAGTATTCACCCAAATCTTTCCACCTAAACTTCACCTCGGCGAAATTTCGCTAAGAAAAAGCCATCCATACCCTGTTTATGGGGCAAAATCTGCAGAAACCCCTTGGCGGCTTGTTTAATATCTTGTTCAGATTTTAAGGAATAAGGAAAATCCTCGGCGAGATTAACGGGAGTAAACTCGGGGTATTTGGCACGAAAAGCCTTAACCACTTCGAAATTTTCCTCAGGCTCAATAGTACAGGTAGAATAGACTAGCTCTCCACCTAGAGCAACGCATTGAGCCGCCCTCTCCAATAGTGCTAATTGCAACTCAGGTAAGGCCTTAATTTCTTCCTCTTCCTTATTCCAGCGCATATCTGCCCGGCGACGAATTACCCCAAGCCCTGAACAAGGCGCATCCACCAACACTTTATGGTAGGAAGAATCCTCTACCCCTGCCAGTTCCCGGGCATCCCCTGCCTGGGGGTGAATGATAGTAATTCCCAGGCGTGCGGACAGATCCTCGATAAGTTTCACCTTATGGGGATGGATATCAAAAGCGAGAATTTCGCCCCTATTCTCCATCCTTTGGGCCAGGTGGGTGGTTTTCCCTCCCGGGGCACCGCAGGCATCCAAAACCTTTTGCCCGGCTTGGGGATTCAAAACATGGGCAATCAATTGAGAGCTTTCATCCTGAACGGTAAAGAGCCCTTCTTGAAAGCTGGGCAGTTTATCCAGGGATCCGAATTCTTCTATTACCAGGCTTTCCGGAACCCGTTCCCCAAGGGTCACCTTTACGCCTTCTCTCTCCAGCCTTTCTTGTAAGCCTTCTCGAGAAATCTTCAGGGTATTGGTACGGATCCAAACAGGTGCGGGCTCATTATTGGCTTGGCATAAGGCTTCAGTATCTGTCATCCCATATCGTTTCAACCAGCGCTTCACCATCCACTCGGGATGAGAATAGCGCAGGGAGAGATAACGTATGGGCTCCCTCTCCTTGCTAGGCCAGGAAATATCCCAACTGCTTTCGAAAACTCTCCGTAATACACTGTTCACTAAGGATGTGTACTTGCCCTGATGCTTTTTGGTCAATTCTACTCCTTCGTTGATGGCCACAGCTTCGGGAATCCTAGAAAGGTAGAGAATTTGAAAGGTACTGATTCTGAGAATCCAACGTACCTCATGGGGTAATTGAGATAAAGGTTTGCGAAGGTGACGCCTTAAAGCATAATCCAGGGTGAGGCGATTTTTTAAAGTCCCATTGACCAGGAGAGTGGTCAATTGACGTTCTCGAGGATCGTTTAAATCGTGAAGAGACTTTTGCATTACCAGATTGGCATAAGCTTTTTCTTCCTCTATACGCTGGAGAATCTGTACAGCCAAGGCTCTCGCGGTCATTTTATTCATTCTTTGTTCATCCTTTGTCCATCCTTCACGAGAAACCCTCTCCCACCTGTCCATGACGACCTAAGAAAAAATCCCGGGCCGGCATGGGCTTCTTCCCTGCAGGCTGCACCTCAGTAATCCGGATCAACCCTTCCCCGGTCTGAACGAGCAGGCCCTGAGAGTTACATTCTATAATTTCACCCAGTTTAAAATCATATCCTTTTTCTTCTGCAGAGACGGTTGACTTCCATACTTTGACCGTTTCTCCTCTAAAGGTAGTATAGGAACCGGGCCAAGGATTCAGTCCGCGAATTTGATTATGAATAGCTTGAGCACCGCGCGCCCAGTTGATCTTCTCGTGCTCCCGGGTGAGCAGGGAGGCATAACGTACGGGCCCCTTTTGAGGTGTTCTGGGCAATTCTCCCTTTTGGAGCTGCTCCAAAGTAGTGATTAAAAGCTGAGCGCCGGCTTGAGCCAGAGCGTCATGAAGTTCCCCGGTGGTGGTATCCTCTCCAATCGGATGCTCGGCCTTTAGGAGCATATCCCCCGTGTCCAGCCCTTCATCCATCTGCATAGTCGTAACGCCGGTCTTTTGATCTCCCTCAAGGACAGACCAATGAATGGGTGCGGCACCGCGCCAATCCGGCAAAAGGGAGGCATGGACATTGATGCAGCCGTAAAGGGGCAATTCTAAAATTTCTTTGGATAATATTTGTCCATAGGCCACCACGATGATGACCTCCGGGGCCAGTTCCTTCAAGGATTCCAGGCCCTCGGGGCTTTTTACTTTGTGAGGCTGATAAACAGCAAGCCCCAGGCTTTGGGCGGCTACTTTAACCGGGCTGGGCTTCAGGTTCTTTCCCCGGCCGGAAGGACGATCCGGCTGGGTAAAAACTCCCACCACGTCGTGACCGTGAGCCGCCAGGGCTTGGAGGGTTGGAACGGCGAAGTCCGGCGTTCCCATGAAAACGAGTCGCATAGTGATTGCTCCTAACTATGTATTGAAAGTTCGAAGGTTTTTTTAAGCTTATTATTGAAAGAGTCTCCAGGATTTTGCTTTACACCGTTCGCTGAATAAGCTGCGCGGACAAAACTAACGCTCAAGCTCTCCGCTCCGTCGCGTCCCCGCCCAAATCGCTCCTGCTCAATGGGCGGTTGGAAACGTCCTGTTTCCAACTCGACTCCGCTGCGTGCTTTTCGCGAAGTTTTGTTTCCGCTCGCTTAAATTCGCTCACTCTTGTAAGACAAAATCCTTGGGTGGTCTTTCAAGCATCTCTTTTGGCATCTTTTCAGGATGTTTTCAGGAAGTTTTTCGAAGGCTATTTTAATAAAGGCCTGAAAAAAGACTAAAATAGTAACCCCAATGACCCGCAAGTGTAGCTTTACGCACAAGAGCGAACGGTTTTAGCGGAGGGGCGGTCAGGTTAACGAGGCTTTCTTAACTTAGTCGAGCCACCGGTTCACATCAGGTATTACCCAGAGGTTTGGCTCGGCTGTTAAGAAAGTGAGTTGACCAGCCCAGGAGCTATTGAGTAAGCGATGTGCGTAAAGCTACACGACCCGAGCAAGCTTTTCATTCACTATCAGCAGCGTGAAAGGCTCCTCCAGTATCCTCCAAGGAGTATTTACCTGCGATAGGTTTTCTTCGCTTTATCAACGAAGAGTACCCCTTCCAAATGGTCGATTTCATGCTGCAGGCAGCGGGCCAAGAGCCCTTCCCCTTCAATGACCTGGAGTTCTCCCTTGCGATTGAGAGCTTCTACTTTGACTTTGGCTGCCCGGGCTACCTGACCGGTTACACCGGGGATGCTTAAGCATCCTTCATCATCAAGGTCTTCTCCCTCTTTTTCGATGATGACAGGATTGATTAATTCCATGGGGCCTTCTCCTACATCGATGACGACGACACGTTTTGAGACTCCCACTTGGGGGGCTGCCAGGCCCACCCCATTGGCATCATAGAGTGTCTCCAACATATTATCTAAAAGCTTTTCAATATTGGGTGTTATCTCTTTTACAGGAACAGCTTTCTCCCGCAACACTTCAGAACCGATTTCTACAACCTGATAAATCGCCATTTCACGATTTCCCCTTTCTTCTCGCTTATCATCATTATATTACATGTCCATAGTATTCGACAGTGTCTTACATACTTAATGGATCCACTTCGATATTCAGTTGAATTCCCGAACTGATGGAATCTCGTGCAAAACGTTGGACACCTTCATGCAAGAATTCACGTAATGTATCCATCGATTTTCCTTTGACCGAGACCTGCCAGCGAAAGTGATTTTTAAGGCGAGGCATCACAGCCGGAGCAGGGCCGAGAATATCTAGGGAAGTATTCCCATTTTCGTCGGATACCATTCCTAGTTTTAAACAGCTTGCTAAGCTATGAGCTCCTTTTACCACTCTTTCTTCCTTTTCATGAATAAGGGTCACCCGAATGACATGAGTAAAGGGAGGGTAATTTCTCGCCTTCCGATAGCCGATCTCTTCCCAAAAGAATCCCTTAAAATTATGCTGCGAGGCTTGAATAATCGCCCTATCTTCGGGGGCGTAGGTCTGAATTACAACCTGCCCGGGCTTTTGACTGCGGCCGGCCCGACCGGCCACTTGGGTTAGGAGCTGGAAGGTTCTCTCCCTGGCCCGAAAATCCGGCATATTCAGCATTTGATCAGCTGCCACAACTCCCACTAAAGTGACATTAGGAAAATCAAGCCCCTTGGCCATCATTTGCGTACCCACAAGAATATCCGCCTCCTGCCGGCGGAATTTTCCCAGGATGTCCTCATAGGCATCTTTGGATCGGGTGGTATCAAAATCCAAACGGAGGATTCGTGCTGCAGGGTAAAGCCCTTTAATCTCATCTTCCACCCGCTGAGTCCCTTGCCCAAAAAAACGAATATAGCGACTGCCGCATTCGGGGCAAGTACGGGGAGGAATCTCTTCATGATTGCAATAATGACAACGCATAATATTGCCTTGACTGTGGTAAGTCAGAGCTATATCACAGTCATGACAGCGAATCACATAACCACATTCCCGACACACCACAAAGGTAGAGTAACCGCGGCGGTTTAAGAACAACATGCACTGTTCTCCCCGCTCCAAAGTCCTTTTTAATTTGTCCTGAAGGGCGAAGGAAAACATACTGCGATTCCCTTTAATCAATTCCTCCCGCATATCCACTACTTCTACAGGAGGAAGGGGACGTTGGTTGACCCGATTTTCCATCACAAGCAAAGGAACTTTACCGGTCTGAGCTGCGGCATAGGCTTCCAGGGAAGGGGTAGCGCTTCCCAAGAGTACCACTCCCTGAAGTTGTTCCATCCGTTTACGGGCCACATTGCGCGCATGGTATTTGGGATTTTCCTCTTGGCGGTAAGCGCCCTCATGCTCTTCATCCAATATGATCAGGCGCAAATTAGGCAAAGGAGCAAAAACCGCTGAACGGGCCCCAATAACAACCCTGATTTTACCCTGGAGAATATCCTGCCAGGCCTTGGCCTTTTCCCCGACTTGTAATCCTGAGTGGAGTACAATTAACTGCTCTCCGAATTGCTCTTGGAAATAGCGGGCGATCTGAGAAGTTAAAGAAATCTCAGGAACCAGTAAAATGGCTGAACCACCTTTTGCCAATACTTCCCCAATCAGCCTCTGATAGACCTCTGTCTTTCCGCTGCCGGTTACCCCATGCAAAAGAAGGGTTTCATATCGCTGTTTTTCTAGTGCCCGGGTAACTTTTTCACACACTTTCGCTTGTTCCGGAGTGAGTTCCCAGCGGCAATCCGACGCTTTGTGAGCATCAAATTTGACATAGGCCTCATGAGGAGTACCGTTCATTGATTCTATATCCTCTACCCCATTAAAAACCCTCTCTTTGGAAGTAAGAGCAGTCTGAACGCTTCGGGGAACACCCGATGTAAAGCGGGACTCCAGTTTGATCCAGCCTTGCTTGGCCAGTTGTTCTACTTGAGTCTTGGATAATCCGGAACGCTTAAGATAAGTACTTAAGGGCAAGGCCTTATTCCGCGACCGAAAGAGAACCGCTAAAGCTTGATAGGTCTCAGAATCCAGAATTTTTAAAGTCTTAACATCTTCATCCTCTTGCGAGGCAAGGGGAAGGACATACTCTTCCACCTTACCCTTAAGAAGGGGCCAAACGGTATGAAGGCTTTGGGCGATGGAGCAGATCGTCGTCTCCGCCAGCCACAGAGCCAAATCCATAAGGTCTTCAGGCACTACATTCGTCGTGTCAACAATCCCCAAAATAGGTTTTAGGGTTGGGTTGACCATATCCTGGGGTAACTGCTCCGTTAGTCGGACCACTACTCCTTGGACTTGACGATATTGCAAAGGCACAAGGACCCTCATCCCTCTTTTGAGAGATATCCCCTCAGGAATCTGATAGTGAAACACTTGATCGAGGCGACGATTGGCCACATCCACAAGTACTTCTGCATAATGCACTTTCATCGCCTCCTTAATTCTTTCTTAAGTCTTAATTTTATCATAAAAGCTGATAAATACCTAAAACCTTACTCAATGAACACAATCCAAAAAGGGATGCCGGCTTTTCCAACATCCCTCAAAATCCCAAACTATAGCTTCGTTCACACCACGGTAACAGCTGTTCCTGAGACGCTCACCATAAGCATGCTTCCACTTTGACCTACCACTTCATAGTCGATATCCACACCGACCACAGCGTTGGCTCCCATACGCGCAGCATTTTGTTCCATTTCCTTTAGGGCTATTTCACGAGCATCATGAAGTTTTTCTTCATAGGCTCCTGAACGGCCGCCAATAATATCAGTGATGCTTGCAAACACATCCCGCACTATGTTAGCACCCATAATAGCTTCGCCCGTGACAATTCCATGATAGCTTTGAATCTTGCGACCATCAATATTAGGGGTTGTTGTGACAATCATAAAACCATACCTCCTAGTTTATATCAGCTCAATTAGAAATTAATTCTCTGAAAAGAAAAAGAGTCCTGCTTTTTTATGGACTAATATTCTCTTCGTTTCGCTATTTTACGTCTGTAAATTTACAGAATAGACGAAATAATAACTTAATCTTCTTTCTAAGAACATCATCCCAAAAAACTCTTGCCAAACTAATTTTACTTATGCTATGCTCTAAACAAGGTAAATATTCCGTGACCTTTAAATTAGTCCCGTGAGGCTAAGAAGGAAATGGCGTACCATGAACTATGTGCATGGACACCTCTTTCTTGCTTGCGGGCAAGGAAGAGGTTTTTTGTTTTCAACTAAAAGGAGGATGATCCATGATTAGAGAAGTTCAGATTCATGAAAGACTCTCTCTTGCCCAAACGATACCCCTCGGATTACAACATGTTTTTGCTATGTTCGGAGCCACAGTACTGGTCCCCTTCCTCACCGGATTAAGTCCGGCGATCGCACTTCTCTCCTCAGGGATTGGAACCATCGTCTTTCTTCTTTTGACCAAAAGTCAAGTCCCTGCTTATCTCGGCTCATCCTTTGCTTACATTGCCTCCTTAACTTATTTCGTTAAGGATCAAAACAATTTAGCCGCTGCTATGGGCGGCGCCCTTACCATCGGAATTATTTATGTCCTTTTGTTTGCACTTATGAGTTACTTTGGAAGTTCCTGGGTTCATAAAATCGTTCCCCCGGTGGTCGCCGGTCCTGTCGTCGCTATTATCGGCTTAAGCTTAACCCCGGTAGCTGCTGATATGTCCGCCAATAACTGGTATATTGCTATCTTTACTCTAGCAGTTACCGCTTTTCTGAGTATCTACGCCAAAGGTTTCTTAAAGATTATTCCGATTCTCACCGGAATCGTCGTCGGCTATATTGTCGCTGCCTTTGCCGGTTTAGTAGACTTCACCGGAGTGACGGCTTCTCTTAATGACATCATTGCCTCCCCGGTTAACTTCGACACCTGGCAGGCTCCTGCCTTAGATAAAGCCGCACTTCTTATGTTTGCTCCCCTGGCTTTTGTCACCATTATTGAAGATTTAGGTCATATGATTGTCCTGGGAAATATCACCCATTCGGATCCCATCGAGAAGCCAGGATTCAACCGAGTCTTACTGGGTAATGGTCTTGCCACCGGAATCGCCAGCTTCTTAGGCGGCCCTCCGGTGACCACTTACGGTGAAAACATCGGTGTACTGGCGGTCACCCGTGTCTATAGCACTTTCAATATCTGGGTAGCAGCCTTTATCGCTATTATCCTGAGTTTTGTCAATCCTCTTCAGGCTTTGATTATGTCCATCCCCACAGCGGTTATGGGTGGCGTATCCCTTTATCTCTTTGGTATGATCGGAGTCACCGGTCTTCGCACCCTGATTGAAGCTCGAGTGGATTTCTCTAAGAACAAGAACTTAATTATCGCTTCTGTCATCTTTGCCGTGGGAATCGGAGTCTCCAGCCATGGTGTAGCTTATGCCACTTTAGCAGGGATTATCCTCAATCTGGTTCTCCGTGAAGAGAAGGATGAAGCGCCCGAAAATAAAAAAGAAATCGCTTAAGGAATTTACGATTAAGCACTAAGACGAAAGCGCGTTGGTTTGAGCCGGCGTGCTTTTTCTCATCTTTCAGAATTTCATGCTGCTGACGGCACCAGCAGATGATAAGAAACTCAGGGGATTTCCTTAGCTCCTAATCAATGATATGATGGGGCTATAACTTGCTGTAAGCAACAATCCCCTATATAAGCTCCTTTTCACTAAGAATAACGAGCTTAGACTTTACCCTGTAATAATCATAGTAGAAATAGGAGGTTATCATGCTTTACGATCCCTTGTATCATCCTTATCCTTCAAAGCGATCCTTAAGTTATGCGAACCGGGGAATGGTAGCGACTTCCCAAGCACTGGCCGCTCAGGCCGGTCTGGACATCCTTAAAAAGGGCGGAAATGCCATTGATGCGGCCATTGCTACTGCTGCTTGTTTAACAGTGGTTGAGCCCACATCCAACGGCATCGGCGGCGATGCTTTTGCTCTCGTCTGGACCAAAGGCCAGCTTCATGGACTGAATGCCAGCGGGACAGCCGCTGCTTCCCTCTCCGGTCACGATCTCATTAAAGCCGGGCATAAGGAAATGCCCCAATACGGTTGGATTCCCGTGACGGTTCCGGGAGCACCTGCGGCTTGGGCTGCCTTATCGGAACGCTTTGGCCGGCTGCCTCTGAGTGAAGTTCTCAAACCGGCCATAGATTATGCGGAGAAGGGCTATCCTGTCTCTCCTGTGCTTGGTCAGAATTGGCAAATAGTTTACGAGAAATATTCCAAAGATCTCAAGGGGGAAGAGTATGAATCCTGGTTTAAGACCTTTGCTCCCCAAGGACGTGCCCCCTTCATCGGCGAGGTGTGGCGTTCCCCTGACCATGCTCGTACTCTAGCCCAGATTGCTGAAAGTAAGGCCCAAGCCTTTTATAAGGGAGACCTAGCGGATCAGATGGTTGCCTTCTCCCAAAAATACGGCGGCTATCTCCGCAAAAGGGATCTGGAAGAGTATCAACCCCTCTGGGTGTATCCCATTAATGTAAATTACAGAGG
Coding sequences within it:
- a CDS encoding heavy metal-binding domain-containing protein, coding for MIVTTTPNIDGRKIQSYHGIVTGEAIMGANIVRDVFASITDIIGGRSGAYEEKLHDAREIALKEMEQNAARMGANAVVGVDIDYEVVGQSGSMLMVSVSGTAVTVV
- a CDS encoding solute carrier family 23 protein — its product is MIREVQIHERLSLAQTIPLGLQHVFAMFGATVLVPFLTGLSPAIALLSSGIGTIVFLLLTKSQVPAYLGSSFAYIASLTYFVKDQNNLAAAMGGALTIGIIYVLLFALMSYFGSSWVHKIVPPVVAGPVVAIIGLSLTPVAADMSANNWYIAIFTLAVTAFLSIYAKGFLKIIPILTGIVVGYIVAAFAGLVDFTGVTASLNDIIASPVNFDTWQAPALDKAALLMFAPLAFVTIIEDLGHMIVLGNITHSDPIEKPGFNRVLLGNGLATGIASFLGGPPVTTYGENIGVLAVTRVYSTFNIWVAAFIAIILSFVNPLQALIMSIPTAVMGGVSLYLFGMIGVTGLRTLIEARVDFSKNKNLIIASVIFAVGIGVSSHGVAYATLAGIILNLVLREEKDEAPENKKEIA
- the rsmB gene encoding 16S rRNA (cytosine(967)-C(5))-methyltransferase RsmB, which translates into the protein MNKMTARALAVQILQRIEEEKAYANLVMQKSLHDLNDPRERQLTTLLVNGTLKNRLTLDYALRRHLRKPLSQLPHEVRWILRISTFQILYLSRIPEAVAINEGVELTKKHQGKYTSLVNSVLRRVFESSWDISWPSKEREPIRYLSLRYSHPEWMVKRWLKRYGMTDTEALCQANNEPAPVWIRTNTLKISREGLQERLEREGVKVTLGERVPESLVIEEFGSLDKLPSFQEGLFTVQDESSQLIAHVLNPQAGQKVLDACGAPGGKTTHLAQRMENRGEILAFDIHPHKVKLIEDLSARLGITIIHPQAGDARELAGVEDSSYHKVLVDAPCSGLGVIRRRADMRWNKEEEEIKALPELQLALLERAAQCVALGGELVYSTCTIEPEENFEVVKAFRAKYPEFTPVNLAEDFPYSLKSEQDIKQAAKGFLQILPHKQGMDGFFLAKFRRGEV
- the priA gene encoding primosomal protein N', producing MHYAEVLVDVANRRLDQVFHYQIPEGISLKRGMRVLVPLQYRQVQGVVVRLTEQLPQDMVNPTLKPILGIVDTTNVVPEDLMDLALWLAETTICSIAQSLHTVWPLLKGKVEEYVLPLASQEDEDVKTLKILDSETYQALAVLFRSRNKALPLSTYLKRSGLSKTQVEQLAKQGWIKLESRFTSGVPRSVQTALTSKERVFNGVEDIESMNGTPHEAYVKFDAHKASDCRWELTPEQAKVCEKVTRALEKQRYETLLLHGVTGSGKTEVYQRLIGEVLAKGGSAILLVPEISLTSQIARYFQEQFGEQLIVLHSGLQVGEKAKAWQDILQGKIRVVIGARSAVFAPLPNLRLIILDEEHEGAYRQEENPKYHARNVARKRMEQLQGVVLLGSATPSLEAYAAAQTGKVPLLVMENRVNQRPLPPVEVVDMREELIKGNRSMFSFALQDKLKRTLERGEQCMLFLNRRGYSTFVVCRECGYVIRCHDCDIALTYHSQGNIMRCHYCNHEEIPPRTCPECGSRYIRFFGQGTQRVEDEIKGLYPAARILRLDFDTTRSKDAYEDILGKFRRQEADILVGTQMMAKGLDFPNVTLVGVVAADQMLNMPDFRARERTFQLLTQVAGRAGRSQKPGQVVIQTYAPEDRAIIQASQHNFKGFFWEEIGYRKARNYPPFTHVIRVTLIHEKEERVVKGAHSLASCLKLGMVSDENGNTSLDILGPAPAVMPRLKNHFRWQVSVKGKSMDTLREFLHEGVQRFARDSISSGIQLNIEVDPLSM
- the fmt gene encoding methionyl-tRNA formyltransferase; this encodes MRLVFMGTPDFAVPTLQALAAHGHDVVGVFTQPDRPSGRGKNLKPSPVKVAAQSLGLAVYQPHKVKSPEGLESLKELAPEVIIVVAYGQILSKEILELPLYGCINVHASLLPDWRGAAPIHWSVLEGDQKTGVTTMQMDEGLDTGDMLLKAEHPIGEDTTTGELHDALAQAGAQLLITTLEQLQKGELPRTPQKGPVRYASLLTREHEKINWARGAQAIHNQIRGLNPWPGSYTTFRGETVKVWKSTVSAEEKGYDFKLGEIIECNSQGLLVQTGEGLIRITEVQPAGKKPMPARDFFLGRHGQVGEGFS
- the rlmN gene encoding 23S rRNA (adenine(2503)-C(2))-methyltransferase RlmN produces the protein MNTMKRMDCRDLNQRELTRHCVELGLPEFRGRQVFQWVQQKAVQDWEEIRNIGAGDRQKLQEGLFLQPLRKVKEQISQDGTRKFLFRCTDGETIECVLMDYDRRKNRDRHTVCVSTQIGCAVGCAFCATGLGGLRRNLSPGEILGQVLDITYIMRQEDPDFQVTNIVFMGMGEPLLNYDAVLKAIELLNDRSGQGIGMRRMTISTSGVAPKIRQLAKDNPQVGLAVSLHSAYDKTRDQLIPMNRRYPLAELMEACEEYTHLTNRRITFEMALISGQATPEAAEEAGHLLKGQLAHVNLIPVNPVAGTGMARPTPKEIQKFAQILESMGIPVSVREEKGTDIDAACGQLRRQLECEQNEPTGPF
- the def gene encoding peptide deformylase, with the translated sequence MAIYQVVEIGSEVLREKAVPVKEITPNIEKLLDNMLETLYDANGVGLAAPQVGVSKRVVVIDVGEGPMELINPVIIEKEGEDLDDEGCLSIPGVTGQVARAAKVKVEALNRKGELQVIEGEGLLARCLQHEIDHLEGVLFVDKAKKTYRR